A region from the Oryzias latipes chromosome 20, ASM223467v1 genome encodes:
- the xylb gene encoding xylulose kinase, with amino-acid sequence MFGIMAAVLESTFYMGFDVSTQQLKAVVIDGDLRVVHRNAVQFDSELPEFRTEGGVHIHADRLMVTSPVLMWVKAFDLLLDKMKRAGLDFSRVAALSGSGQQHGSVFWKKGASETLKQLHPDQSLHQLLQDSFSVWDSPVWMDSSSTFQCQYLQAAAGGALRLAEITGSRAYERFTGNQIAKVCASQPKAFQNTERISLVSSFAASLFLGGYAAIDHSDGSGMNLLDIQSKKWSDVCLRATAPHLDRLLGEPLPSSTVLGPVSPYYVHRYGFRESCRVVAFTGDNPASLAGMRLQQGDVAVSLGTSDTVFLWIQEPRPALEGHILCSPVDMQAYMALLCFKNGSLTRERIRNECAGGLWETFSAALKDTPLGNHGNIGFYFDTMEITPAAVGVYRFDSEDSEVCSWSPQVEVRALVEGQFLSRRLHAEKLGYSIIPGTRVLATGGASSNREILQVLSDVFNAPVYSIDLSDSACLGSAYRALHGLLAESGVSFLDAVKKAPEPQLVVRPHPTAKQVYDHMLKRFARLEDQVLKKSPASLRTKPVCASTCVKTLVPP; translated from the exons ATGTTTGGGATCATGGCTGCTGTTTTGGAGTCTACTTTCTACATGGGCTTCGACGTCAGCACGCAGCAG ctgaAGGCTGTGGTCATAGATGGAGATCTGCGCGTGGTTCATCGAAACGCCGTCCAGTTTGACTCTGAGCTGCCAGAGTTTAG GACCGAGGGAGGGGTTCACATCCATGCCGACCGTCTGATGGTCACCTCACCTGTGCTGATGTGGGTCAAG GCTTTTGACCTGCTGCTGGACAAAATGAAGAGGGCGGGCCTTGACTTTTCTCGTGTTGCAGCGCTGTCCGGCAGCGGCCAG caacATGGCAGTGTGTTCTGGAAAAAGGGAGCATCTGAGACCCTGAAGCAGCTTCACCCTGACCAGAGCCTGCACCAGCTGCTGCAG GACAGCTTCTCTGTGTGGGACAGTCCAGTCTGGATGGACTCGAGCAGTACTTTCCAGTGTCAGTACCTACAGGCTGCAGCAGGTGGCGCACTAAGACTGGCAGAGATCACTGGCTCCAGAGCTTATGAG CGCTTCACTGGAAACCAAATTGCCAAAGTCTGTGCGAGTCAACCTAAAGCCTTTCAGAACACGGAG AGGATCTCACTGGTCAGCAGCTTCGCTGCATCGCTCTTTCTTGGAGGTTACGCAGCCATTGACCACAGTGATG GTTCTGGAATGAATTTGTTGGACATCCAGAGTAAAAAGTGGTCTGATGTCTGTCTGAGAGCCACTGCCCCTCATCTGGACCGACTTCTGGGAGAGCCATTGCCCTCATCGACTGTATTG GGTCCAGTCTCTCCTTACTATGTCCACCGATACGGTTTCAGGGAGAGCTGCAGGGTGGTAGCCTTTACCGGAGACAACCCAG CATCTCTGGCGGGGATGAGGCTCCAACAGGGGGACGTAGCT GTGAGTCTGGGGACCAGTGACACCGTGTTCCTGTGGATCCAGGAGCCCCGACCTGCCCTTGAGGGCCACATCCTTTGCAGCCCGGTGGACATGCAGGCCTACATGGCTCTGCTGTG CTTTAAGAACGGATCTCTGACCCGGGAGCGGATCAGGAACGAGTGTGCTGGAGGATTATGGGAAAccttttctgctgctctgaaggATACCCCCCTCGGAAATCATGGAAACATTG gcttttattttgacactatGGAGATCACACCTGCTGCGGTGGGCGTTTATCGCTTTGACTCGGAAGACTCTGAg GTGTGCTCTTGGAGCCCTCAGGTGGAGGTGCGGGCTCTGGTGGAGGGTCAGTTTCTGTCCAGGAGGCTGCATGCTGAGAAGCTTGGATATTCCATCA TTCCAGGAACCAGAGTTCTGGCAACTGGAGGAGCTTCATCCAACAGGGAGATTCTGCAG GTTCTGTCTGACGTCTTCAACGCCCCAGTTTACAGCATTGACCTTTCTGACTCTGCTTGCCTGGGATCTGCCTACAGAGCTCTGCATG GCCTCTTAGCAGAGTCTGGAGTGTCCTTCCTTGATGCAGTCAAGAAAGCTCCAGAGCCACAGCTGGTGGTGAGGCCTCATCCCACAGCCAAACAG GTTTATGATCACATGTTGAAGCGTTTCGCCCGTCTGGAGGACCAAGTCCTGAAGAAGAGCCCAGCGTCGCTAAGAACCAAGCCAGTCTGTGCGTCCACCTGTGTGAAAACACTAGTGCCTCCATGA